From the genome of Geobacter sp. SVR, one region includes:
- a CDS encoding transposase has product MARPLRIEFPGAVYHVTSRGNARSAIFEDDDDRHIFLNVLGQVVKRFNWLCHAYCLMDNHYHLLIETQDSNLSAGMRHLNGVYTQAYNRKHGKDGHVFKGRFKSVLVEKESHLIELCRYVVLNTVRAGIVEQPEQYRWSSYLPTIGKADVPAFLCTDWLLANFSSSLSESRRLYRRFVKEGMAASVSPWAKLAGQIILGTEEFIQNAKEMIGGRETIREIPRQQRHVGRPAAAEIFLLEAVADKQERNRLIRHAYGTYGYTLTEIAQALGVHYTTISKVINCGKK; this is encoded by the coding sequence ATGGCTCGCCCTTTACGCATAGAATTCCCCGGTGCCGTCTATCACGTAACTTCTCGCGGCAATGCGCGTTCAGCCATCTTCGAAGATGACGATGACCGTCACATATTCCTGAATGTCCTCGGCCAAGTGGTGAAGCGCTTCAATTGGCTTTGCCACGCCTACTGCCTCATGGATAATCACTACCACCTTCTCATTGAAACCCAGGATAGTAATCTCTCTGCCGGGATGCGCCATTTGAACGGCGTCTACACCCAGGCATACAATCGAAAGCACGGCAAGGATGGGCACGTTTTCAAGGGACGGTTCAAGTCGGTTCTGGTTGAGAAGGAGAGTCACCTTATTGAGCTCTGCCGTTATGTTGTGCTAAACACTGTGCGCGCAGGGATAGTCGAGCAACCTGAGCAATACCGATGGAGCAGTTATCTCCCTACCATCGGCAAAGCTGATGTACCGGCGTTTCTCTGTACAGATTGGCTCCTTGCCAATTTTTCCTCTTCGCTGTCGGAGTCTCGCCGCCTGTATCGTCGATTCGTGAAAGAGGGAATGGCGGCGAGCGTATCGCCATGGGCCAAGCTTGCAGGGCAGATAATCTTGGGGACCGAAGAGTTCATTCAAAACGCGAAGGAAATGATAGGCGGAAGAGAAACCATCAGGGAGATCCCACGACAGCAGCGCCATGTGGGTCGTCCCGCTGCCGCCGAGATTTTCTTACTGGAGGCTGTAGCTGATAAGCAGGAGCGTAACCGGTTGATCCGCCACGCCTATGGCACATACGGCTATACGCTGACGGAGATAGCGCAGGCACTCGGGGTTCACTACACGACGATCAGCAAGGTCATCAATTGTGGCAAAAAATGA
- a CDS encoding tetratricopeptide repeat protein — protein sequence MYSLISFATQWGSKYGGINSFNTDFLNAFGVAYSRRVQVVCIVMSATDEEMAEAWKCKVKLVPLPYKAASNELGAEEATIAINSLEKNGITFKEENTIWLGHDRITGAAAITAAKSTGSRSAIIHHMSYNHYEAFAENSQSAYEKVQVQRALLRQADVVLAVGPLLRDAASDRLDTGKSVHMLIPGLAEIKVRQAPKFFTAFMSGRLSHDSARIKQGHLSIAAFAQAHNEARNNSMPEALCNEPKLVLRGVDFESERKAAPESNVETELRKFAEEYAKCVINLHALPFTQDRETLYEDLSAASVALMPSWHEGFGLVAWEAIAAGVPLIISKKSGVYQLLKEEHPAGPGCVYPIDVRGSVEEPFFHQNDVCDVVEALKDIAKNPSDARRKAGALRNMLGVYSWTSCVGQATKAFDWPLHQGSIHKAVPPCIPLTPELDSHEKAYSPSVTPLHIPSKQWKLGIGLTDSMLLRAEEEVVCFDPARQPEVDLLNAWLDTPEWAQAIRLIAAPGGAGKTRLALELCRQRLSVGWVAGFLDTTLDIPSIWQTLKNCHKSLLIVIDYAETRQTALLALIRAMLKAPNDHSVRLLLLARAGGEWWDNLPSKDSVCENLLSSYATSLFNLPALHSDMQGRKHAYQRALQSFAEALNVTAPDISPDLSFDYFERPLYVQMAALLALHGERPITAEGLTRALLHHERRYWRGLFNTFGWAEPESLAQQLLALATLAGGFATPKEAGSYWSAAGLSVLSGSDFNTLFSTLAPLYPGKQGLQAFRPDILGEALVAQTLLQPECGNLLNAVLARTASQTIRRHALTVLARLSGSRIELYETLITVLTSHYADCCQDLVAVAVETPSDLPILAEVAYLRLAPAARSQVTGMLTSVVARESVQLAGLSCVMAEFMAEKARQKLEKKPNHLAFLAEYSSALGNYSLSLSIAGRNESALAHSLRALKLFEQLFTSDKKKYEAGYAKSLSNHASDLSDAGKNEEALEYAQQALAIRQRLAQKNPDRYEPDLATSFNNYAAHLSNAGKNEEALEYAQQALTIYQRLAQKNPDRYEPDLASSLNNYATHLSDAGKNEEALEYAQQSLTIRQHLAQKNPDRYEPDLASSLNNYATHLSDAGKNAEALEYAQQSLTIRQRLAQKNPDRYDPDLAMSLNNYAADLGNAGKSEEGLVCVQQALAINQRLAQKNPDRYDPDLATSLNNYTAHLGDAGKSEEAIVYAQQALAINQRLAQKNPDRYDPDLAMSLNRYATHLSDAGKDEEALLYVRQALAIRQRLAEKSLKRFADDLYCTVCYESFLSWLSNYPGKIIELTQLLLSVPSHRRLLLELYAAFVYGCWSEDQESRSEAFAKVISNWSNLTTVAKKEAESYWLCTVAWCDRFFPDMIESLDWQSVWGDYVLQRKGHVPAWLNNVSRRLNFSWPKVMSQ from the coding sequence ATGTACAGCCTGATTTCGTTCGCCACTCAGTGGGGCAGCAAGTATGGAGGGATAAATAGCTTCAATACTGATTTTCTTAATGCCTTCGGAGTTGCTTATTCTCGAAGGGTTCAAGTTGTTTGCATAGTTATGAGTGCTACAGATGAAGAGATGGCTGAAGCATGGAAATGTAAAGTGAAACTAGTTCCCTTACCTTACAAGGCTGCAAGTAACGAGTTAGGTGCTGAAGAGGCCACTATCGCTATTAATAGTTTGGAAAAAAATGGAATTACCTTTAAGGAAGAAAACACCATATGGCTCGGGCATGATCGAATAACCGGTGCGGCTGCAATAACAGCTGCTAAATCTACAGGAAGCCGTTCTGCCATTATCCATCACATGAGCTATAACCACTATGAAGCTTTTGCCGAAAATTCCCAGAGTGCCTACGAAAAAGTTCAAGTACAAAGGGCGTTGTTACGCCAGGCTGATGTGGTGCTGGCAGTGGGTCCTTTACTGCGAGATGCCGCCAGTGACCGCTTAGATACGGGAAAATCTGTTCACATGCTAATCCCTGGTTTGGCGGAAATTAAAGTCCGTCAGGCTCCAAAGTTTTTTACTGCATTTATGAGTGGTCGCCTAAGTCATGATTCCGCACGCATTAAACAAGGACATCTTAGTATTGCAGCATTTGCACAAGCCCATAATGAAGCTCGAAACAACAGTATGCCGGAGGCCTTGTGCAATGAGCCGAAACTAGTATTACGTGGTGTCGATTTCGAATCTGAGCGAAAAGCAGCACCTGAATCAAACGTTGAAACTGAGTTGCGAAAGTTTGCTGAAGAGTATGCAAAATGTGTGATCAATTTGCACGCGCTTCCGTTCACCCAAGACAGGGAAACACTGTATGAAGATTTGAGTGCCGCAAGCGTTGCTCTAATGCCTTCCTGGCATGAAGGGTTTGGATTAGTGGCATGGGAGGCGATTGCTGCAGGGGTTCCATTGATAATCAGCAAGAAAAGTGGCGTATATCAATTATTGAAAGAAGAACATCCTGCAGGACCTGGTTGCGTTTATCCAATTGACGTACGTGGTTCTGTTGAAGAACCATTTTTTCATCAGAATGACGTGTGCGATGTCGTTGAAGCTCTGAAAGATATTGCAAAAAATCCAAGTGATGCTCGTCGTAAGGCAGGTGCGTTGCGTAATATGCTTGGAGTCTATTCCTGGACATCCTGTGTCGGGCAAGCAACGAAGGCTTTTGATTGGCCTTTGCATCAAGGCAGCATCCACAAAGCTGTACCCCCTTGCATCCCTCTTACTCCGGAGCTTGATTCACATGAGAAAGCATATTCTCCTTCTGTTACGCCCTTGCACATCCCATCAAAACAGTGGAAGCTCGGCATTGGTTTGACGGATAGCATGTTATTACGCGCCGAAGAGGAGGTCGTGTGTTTTGATCCGGCCCGTCAACCGGAGGTCGACCTACTGAATGCATGGCTCGACACCCCCGAATGGGCGCAAGCGATAAGGCTTATCGCAGCCCCTGGAGGTGCAGGTAAAACGAGGCTGGCACTAGAACTTTGCCGGCAACGTCTCTCTGTAGGCTGGGTGGCGGGATTTCTTGATACCACTTTAGACATCCCCTCGATATGGCAGACTCTTAAAAACTGTCACAAGTCACTCCTAATAGTCATTGATTATGCTGAAACTCGCCAAACAGCCTTGCTCGCTCTCATTAGAGCCATGCTCAAGGCACCTAATGATCATTCTGTTCGACTACTTTTACTTGCAAGGGCTGGTGGTGAATGGTGGGATAATCTTCCGAGCAAGGATTCAGTTTGTGAAAACCTGCTGAGCAGCTATGCAACAAGTCTTTTTAACCTCCCTGCGCTACACTCTGATATGCAAGGTCGTAAACACGCCTATCAGCGGGCGTTGCAGAGCTTTGCTGAAGCACTCAATGTCACTGCTCCGGATATATCACCAGATCTATCGTTCGATTATTTTGAGCGGCCACTCTACGTTCAAATGGCTGCTTTACTGGCGCTCCATGGAGAGCGACCGATCACTGCTGAGGGTCTGACTAGGGCACTGTTGCATCATGAACGACGTTACTGGCGGGGGTTGTTCAACACTTTTGGTTGGGCTGAGCCAGAGAGTCTTGCCCAGCAGTTGCTGGCTCTTGCAACTCTGGCCGGCGGCTTCGCGACCCCTAAAGAAGCCGGCAGCTATTGGTCTGCGGCAGGGCTGAGCGTACTCAGCGGCTCTGACTTCAATACTTTATTTAGCACATTGGCTCCGCTTTATCCCGGTAAACAGGGATTACAGGCCTTTCGGCCAGATATACTCGGTGAAGCGCTGGTTGCCCAAACCCTGCTGCAGCCCGAATGCGGGAACTTATTGAATGCGGTGCTTGCCAGAACTGCAAGCCAAACCATTCGTCGTCATGCATTGACCGTTTTGGCTCGTTTATCAGGCAGTCGTATCGAACTATATGAAACGCTCATTACTGTTTTGACGAGTCATTATGCCGATTGTTGTCAAGACCTTGTTGCAGTAGCTGTCGAAACGCCAAGTGACTTGCCGATACTTGCTGAGGTGGCATATCTTCGGTTGGCACCCGCAGCAAGAAGTCAGGTTACTGGAATGCTTACGTCAGTTGTTGCACGGGAATCGGTGCAACTTGCCGGATTGAGTTGCGTCATGGCTGAATTTATGGCGGAAAAAGCCAGACAAAAATTGGAGAAGAAACCAAATCATCTTGCTTTCTTGGCTGAGTACTCCAGTGCCTTAGGAAATTATTCTTTATCCTTGTCAATTGCGGGACGAAATGAAAGCGCGTTAGCTCACTCCTTGCGGGCACTTAAGTTGTTTGAACAGTTGTTCACCAGCGACAAAAAAAAATACGAAGCTGGCTATGCGAAGTCGCTCAGCAATCATGCATCTGACTTGAGCGATGCTGGCAAGAACGAAGAGGCTCTTGAGTATGCGCAACAGGCCTTGGCAATTCGCCAGCGTCTGGCACAGAAAAATCCTGATCGTTATGAGCCCGATCTTGCCACGTCGTTTAACAACTATGCGGCTCACTTGAGCAATGCCGGCAAGAACGAAGAGGCCCTCGAGTATGCGCAACAGGCCTTGACAATCTACCAACGGCTGGCGCAGAAAAATCCTGATCGTTACGAGCCCGATCTCGCCTCGTCGCTTAACAACTATGCGACACACTTGAGCGATGCCGGCAAGAACGAAGAGGCCCTTGAGTATGCGCAACAGTCTTTGACAATCCGCCAGCATCTGGCGCAGAAAAATCCTGATCGTTATGAGCCCGATCTCGCCTCGTCGCTTAACAACTATGCGACACACTTGAGCGATGCCGGCAAGAACGCAGAGGCCCTTGAATATGCGCAACAGTCTTTGACAATCCGCCAGCGTCTAGCGCAGAAGAATCCTGATCGCTATGATCCTGATTTGGCGATGTCGCTTAACAACTATGCGGCTGACTTGGGCAATGCCGGCAAGAGCGAGGAGGGTCTTGTGTGTGTGCAACAGGCTTTGGCAATTAACCAGCGTCTAGCGCAGAAGAATCCAGATCGTTACGATCCTGATTTGGCGACGTCGCTTAATAACTATACAGCTCACTTGGGCGATGCCGGTAAGAGCGAAGAGGCTATTGTGTATGCGCAACAGGCCTTGGCAATTAACCAGCGCCTGGCGCAGAAGAATCCTGATCGCTATGATCCTGATTTGGCGATGTCGCTTAACAGATATGCGACTCACTTGAGCGATGCCGGCAAGGACGAGGAGGCCCTTTTGTATGTACGGCAGGCCTTGGCAATTCGCCAGCGTCTGGCTGAGAAGAGCCTGAAGCGTTTTGCAGACGACTTGTATTGCACCGTCTGTTATGAAAGCTTCCTCAGCTGGCTATCAAATTACCCTGGAAAAATCATCGAACTGACACAGTTATTATTATCGGTCCCTTCTCATCGCCGTCTACTGTTGGAGCTTTATGCTGCATTTGTATATGGGTGCTGGTCAGAAGATCAGGAATCGCGCTCAGAAGCCTTTGCAAAAGTCATTTCCAACTGGAGCAACTTAACGACGGTAGCGAAAAAAGAAGCAGAATCCTACTGGCTTTGTACCGTCGCATGGTGCGATAGATTCTTTCCTGACATGATTGAAAGCTTGGATTGGCAGTCTGTTTGGGGGGATTATGTCCTCCAACGGAAAGGGCATGTTCCGGCATGGCTCAATAATGTATCCCGTCGCCTCAATTTTTCGTGGCCGAAGGTGATGTCCCAATAG
- a CDS encoding biosynthetic peptidoglycan transglycosylase, with amino-acid sequence MGLLGKNACSTLQSILACIVIVLLAGALAACAAFSDLKNKLSLLAESLTSMRCLVASVAPCLPCGIKASDVTICSTSGVPLFQAKELRTQVNLFRYLRKNGKPSELFDTLVGDQIKLTLIRNERGEWELPRLASPRRTGSSAQGGEASPRHLIFTNVTILVKTGKGEASRFYRSVEADLDPIENIVNLKLAGINESARIALAKGAAKRYALQAENFSMALLAPVSSFPLPFANLTLNGILGATTSDDQNFAVQGNGRLTTQGLCSRVISSRTLESFSLPFALQAVLNRSGIENMIAKISLAGETATIQGDVKGWEKPVIDLKMNFSGFAYDGAISALPPSLHPSLPDIRLSGSMTGTFSLHLEMENPDSLDYSYTGHTDSVEILDLGRKMDINRLKGPFLHKVKMDPEKDISVLLSPDNPDFTPYRKIPFSLISAVMVAEDLGFFSHRGFSKTGIRDSLIENLKAGKVVRGASTISMQLAKNLFLSPERTLSRKLEEALITVAIEQSLDKRRILEIYLNIIEWGNGIYGIGPAARYYFGKSPQQLSPRESAFLASIIARPKDWRPDPFSRLGQGWQEYLRVILCRMYRMGAADVEDLLIAGVSGERIDSLTEKGSGEEDRADPPPPVPDPGRAF; translated from the coding sequence ATGGGACTTCTGGGAAAAAATGCCTGCTCCACTCTTCAATCGATTCTGGCATGCATTGTCATTGTACTGCTTGCAGGTGCCCTGGCTGCCTGTGCTGCCTTCAGCGATCTGAAAAACAAGCTTTCCCTGCTCGCCGAGTCCCTCACCAGCATGAGATGCCTCGTGGCATCTGTTGCTCCCTGCCTCCCGTGCGGCATCAAGGCATCCGACGTCACCATCTGCTCGACCTCCGGAGTACCGCTGTTCCAGGCAAAGGAGTTGCGTACCCAGGTCAACCTGTTCCGATACCTGCGGAAGAATGGAAAACCAAGTGAACTTTTCGATACACTGGTCGGCGATCAGATCAAGCTGACCCTCATCCGGAATGAACGCGGAGAGTGGGAATTGCCCCGGCTGGCAAGTCCACGGAGAACCGGCAGTTCCGCACAGGGGGGTGAAGCTTCACCTCGTCATTTGATTTTCACGAACGTCACCATCCTGGTCAAAACCGGGAAAGGAGAAGCAAGCCGCTTCTACAGGAGCGTGGAAGCCGATCTCGATCCCATCGAAAATATCGTAAACCTGAAGCTGGCCGGTATCAACGAGTCGGCCAGAATAGCGCTCGCAAAAGGAGCCGCCAAACGGTACGCACTACAGGCGGAGAACTTCTCGATGGCTCTCCTTGCGCCGGTGTCGTCGTTCCCTCTCCCCTTTGCAAACCTGACGCTAAACGGCATCTTGGGAGCGACCACAAGTGACGATCAGAACTTCGCCGTCCAAGGGAACGGCAGGCTAACGACACAAGGTCTCTGCAGCCGGGTGATATCTTCCAGAACGTTAGAGAGCTTCAGTCTGCCCTTTGCCCTGCAGGCCGTTCTTAACCGTTCCGGAATTGAAAACATGATCGCAAAGATCAGCCTGGCAGGTGAAACTGCCACCATTCAGGGGGATGTGAAGGGCTGGGAAAAGCCAGTCATAGATCTGAAAATGAACTTTTCCGGTTTCGCCTATGACGGCGCGATCTCCGCATTACCCCCGTCACTTCATCCCAGCCTGCCCGATATCAGGCTCTCCGGCAGCATGACCGGGACGTTCAGTTTGCATTTGGAAATGGAGAACCCCGACAGCCTGGATTACAGCTACACTGGCCACACGGATTCGGTGGAGATCCTGGACCTGGGACGGAAGATGGATATCAATCGTCTCAAGGGCCCTTTTCTCCACAAGGTAAAGATGGATCCGGAGAAGGACATCTCGGTACTGCTCAGCCCGGACAACCCCGATTTCACACCCTACCGAAAAATACCCTTTTCGCTCATAAGTGCAGTGATGGTGGCAGAGGATCTCGGTTTCTTCTCGCACAGGGGGTTCAGCAAAACAGGCATCAGGGACTCGTTGATCGAAAACCTGAAAGCTGGCAAGGTGGTGCGGGGGGCCAGCACCATCTCGATGCAACTGGCAAAGAATCTTTTCCTGTCGCCTGAAAGGACGTTAAGTCGGAAACTGGAGGAGGCGCTGATCACCGTCGCCATCGAGCAGAGCCTCGACAAGCGGCGGATACTGGAGATCTACCTGAATATTATCGAGTGGGGGAACGGCATTTACGGCATAGGCCCGGCTGCACGGTACTATTTCGGCAAAAGCCCCCAACAGCTATCACCGCGAGAGTCGGCCTTCCTGGCATCCATAATCGCCCGCCCGAAAGACTGGCGCCCCGATCCGTTTTCGAGGCTGGGCCAGGGGTGGCAGGAATACCTGCGGGTCATTCTCTGCAGGATGTATCGGATGGGTGCGGCCGACGTTGAAGATCTGCTTATCGCGGGTGTCTCTGGGGAGAGGATTGACAGTCTGACGGAAAAAGGAAGCGGGGAAGAGGATCGTGCGGATCCTCCCCCTCCAGTTCCCGATCCAGGGCGGGCTTTCTGA